The following are from one region of the Coffea eugenioides isolate CCC68of chromosome 2, Ceug_1.0, whole genome shotgun sequence genome:
- the LOC113762286 gene encoding calmodulin-beta-like — MLDSLKMYLKNSALIKSVKFSFLNKFRSWKRRRSKELGADLSWLTASFAAMEVSNQLKHVFKIIDKNGDGKISPLELSEVLLSLGHEKSLATTEAEGMVREMDCDGDGFVDLDEFMNVMGADESERVASFLDREDDLAEAFQIFDADKNGFISAKELQRVLISLGCQNCSLRECRRMIKGVDRDGDGSVNFQEFKSMMSAGCSRN, encoded by the coding sequence ATGCTGGATTCCCTCAAGATGTACTTGAAGAATTCtgctttgatcaagtcagtaaAATTCAGTTTCTTGAACAAGTTCAGAAGCTGGAAAAGGAGGAGATCGAAGGAACTTGGTGCCGATTTGAGCTGGTTAACTGCTTCTTTTGCTGCCATGGAAGTATCCAACCAATTGAAACATGTTTTCAAAATCATTGACAAGAACGGAGATGGCAAAATATCCCCTCTTGAGCTCAGTGAAGTTCTGCTGAGCCTCGGTCATGAAAAATCTTTGGCCACCACAGAAGCTGAAGGCATGGTAAGAGAAATGGACTGTGATGGAGATGGATTCGTCGACTTGGACGAATTCATGAACGTGATGGGCGCTGACGAAAGTGAACgagttgcttcttttcttgacaGAGAAGATGATCTTGCTGAAGCTTTTCAGATATTTGATGCCGACAAGAACGGATTTATATCAGCTAAGGAGTTGCAGAGGGTTCTGATCAGCCTTGGATGCCAAAACTGCAGTCTTAGAGAGTGCCGAAGAATGATAAAAGGGGTTGATAGAGATGGAGATGGAAGTGTAAACTTCCAAGAATTCAAGTCCATGATGAGTGCAGGATGTAGCAGAAATTAG